Below is a window of Cupriavidus sp. MP-37 DNA.
CCCGGTCAAGAAGGCGCGCCCGATCCTGTCGCAGCTGCGCGACGAGCTCGACCTGACCGCCGGCATCGCCGTGTGGGGCAACCACGGTCCCACCGTGGTGCACTGGGAGGAGTCCAGCCATCCGGTTACCGTCAGCCTGCGGCTGGGCGACGTGATGCCGATGCTGAACTCGGCCACCGGCCGGCTCTACGGCGCCTACCTGCCGCGCAAGCAGACACTGCCGCTGATCGAGCGCGAGCTGGGCGCGCGCGGCCACGACGGCGTGCCGGACATGCCGCGCACGCTGGCCGAGTACGACGCGATCTGCGCCGAGGTGCGCGCACATGGCGCCGCGCGCACGCTCGGCGGCGTGCTGCCGGGCATCAATGCGTTCTCGATGCCGGTGTTCGACGCCAATGGCCATCTCGCCATGGGGCTGATCGTGCTGGGCGCGCAAAGCATATTCGATGCAGAATGGGGCGGTACGATGGACCGGCGCGTACGCGCCATCGCCCAACAGCTCTCATCGGAACTCGGCTACCTTGGTGCCGCCGCCCCGGCCGGACAAACCGGCCCCGCCTAAACCTGACGCCCGTCCGGGCGCGGATCCCCGCGTCTGGCGCCGGCGCCGCTGGATATTTGTGATTGCGCTGGTGCTGCTGGTCCACCTGCTGGCGGTGGTGGGCCTGGTGCGCATGCCGGGGCCGCTGATCCCGGTCGATGTCAGCAACACTCCCACGCTGGAAGCGGTGCTGCTGCCGCCGCCGGCCCCGCCGGCCCCGCCCAAGCCACGGCAGATCGCGCGCGCGCCGCGGCCGCAGCCCAAGCCCGCGCCGCCGCCGCCCGAGCCGGAAGTGCCCGCCCCTGCCCCCGCTGCCGAGCCGGCGCCGCCGCTCGCCACCAGCCCGCAGGGTGCTGCCGAGATGGCCGCCGGCAGCGGCGGCGAAGGCAGTGCGGCCGGTCCCGCCGCCGCCGCCGCGCCGGCGCCTTCCGGCGGGCCGCAGGGCGGGGTCAACGGCGTGCGCTACAGCGCGCCCGCGTCGGCGACCATGCATTACGCCAGCTTCGTCAATGGCGTGCAGAACCCGGATGGCCTGATCCGCTGGGAGCAGGACGGCAGCCGCTACCGCCTCGCGGTCGAGACCCGCGTGCTGTGGTTCCGCTTCGCCTTCCAGAGCAGCGGCGCGCTGTCCGAGCAGGGGCTGTTGCCGGAACGCTACGAAGAGCGCCGCCGCAACAAGGTCGAAGCCTCGCGCATCGACACCGCCGCGGGCACCGTAACCTTCGCCTCGGGCGCGCAGGCGCCGTTCCCGCCCGGGGCGCAGGACCGCTTCAGCGTCTTCCTGCAACTGGTGGGGCTGGTGCGCGGCAATCCGCAGCGCTATGTCACGCCCGGTGTGACCGAATCGTTCCAGGTGGCCGACACCCGGGATGTCGAACCCATGCAAGTGCAGTATGTTGGAGAGGTCGACATCGACACCGGCCAGGGCGTGGTGCGTGCCAAGCACTTTGTGCGGCTGCCCCGCCGCGCCAACGACAGGCGCCGCGTCGAAGTCTGGCTGGCGCAGGCGCTGGGCTGGATGCCGGTGCGGTTGCGCCAGACCGAGCCCGACGGCACCCAGATCGACCTGGTGTACCGCGGCAGGGAAGGACCGTAGCGCCGCCGGGTTGCGCAGTTCCATGCAGGCTTGACCGAAAGGAGTCCACGCCATGACCGTTGCCACGCCGCCCACCGAAACCCGCCGCATCCACGCCGACGGCGCCGACCTGCACGTGCGCCTGGACGGGGCCGACGGGCCCTGGGTGATCCTGACCCACGCCCTGGCGGCCGACCATACCCTGTGGGACATCACCGCCGCGCACCTGGCCGGCCGCTATCGCGTGGTGCGCCCGGACCTGCGCGGCCACGGCGCCAGCGATGCCCCGCTCGGCCCCTACACCATGACGCGGCTGGCCGACGACGTGGTCGCCGTGATGGACGCGCTGGAGATTCCGCAGGCGCATTTCTGCGGCATCTCGGTGGGCGGGATGATCGGGCAGAGCATGGGGCTGCGCCATCCGGAGCGGCTGCTGTCGCTGACGCTGGTGGCGACCAACAGCCAGACGCCGATGGAAGCCCACCCGATGTGGCACAACCGCATCGGCCAGGCCGAGGCCCATGGCATGGCGGGCCTGGCCGACGCCACCCTCGGCCGCTGGCTGACGCCGGCCTTCCATGCGGCGCATCCGGACCAGGTGTTGCGTATTCGCGACATGTTTGTGGCCACCCAGGTACGTGGATACGTGGGGGTGGCCGAGGCCATCATGGCTTTTGACCTGGCCGGCGCGCTTTCCCGCATTCATTGTCCTACGCTGGTAGTAGCGGGCGAGCAGGACCAGGGCGCTACCGTGGCGATGGCGCAAAGCATTGCCGCGGCGATTCCCGGGTCCAGGCTCGAGGTGGTGCCGCAAGCGGCGCACCTGGTGCACGTGGAGCAGCCGGAACGCTTCCACGCCGCGCTGGACGCCTTCCTGGGAAGCGCCGCATGTGGGGGCCAGTGCGACGTTCCGTGACAAGCAACACACTGATGTTCCAGGCTCAAGAAACTTGTTGCATTGGCCGATGCCCAATTCATGTAAGGCAGAAAATCGTGGCAATGTGGTGACAGGCACGCAATAACTTGATTTCCCGCCGGTCACCCCAAGTTTGGAGGTAAAGCCGCGGCGCCCCCTCATGGCAACAACTGAGGCAAGAACCACAAGGGCGAGCCGCCCATCCATGACGCCCAGGAGGTGTGCCATGCAAATGATCTACAACAGCGACAACTACTGCATCGTCGAGTTCGGTGCGGATGTCGAGCAAGCGCCGCTTGAATTCGGCGGCTACGAAATCGTCGACAAGAACCTGAAGCGCGAGATTTTCCTCGGCGGCCAGCTCGCCGAGAGCTTCCGCGCCGACGTCAAGCGGCTGATCGAAAGCGAGCCGTCGGTGGAGGAAGTCGATGACTTCCTCGGCAAGTTCGACAACGTGATGACGCATCCGCTGGTGATGCACTGAGCGGCCACGCCGGGCCGGCGTCCGAGCCGCCGCCCGCCCGGTATCGCGAGAGGACCCAGCCCGCTTCGGCGGGCTTTTGTTTTTTTGCCGCTCAGCGCGGTTTTAGTACTGCTCCCAGGGCAGCCCGTCGTGGCGCCATCCGTTGAGCGTATTGCGGTGGCGCTCCGCATCGAGGTCCCCCTCGAAGCCGTGCAGCACAAAGCGGACATTGGAGAACCCTGCCCCCTCGAGCGCACGTGCCGCGGCCGACGAGCGGTTGCCGCTGCGGCAGATCAGCAGCACCGGCCGCGCCGACGCCTGCCCGGCGAGCTTCTTCACCATCTGCACGAAATGCGGGTTGACCTCCCAGTCGGGGCCGTCGTTCCAGGGCACGTTGTGCGCGCCCTTGGGATGGCCGACGAACAGGTATTCCATCTCGCTGCGGCAGTCGATGAACAGCGTCTCGGGCGATTGCGCCAGCAAGGCGTGGGCGTCGGTCGGGGATAGGTGTTGCATGGTCGGAGAGAACGCGGCGCAGGCCGGCGGACGGTGACGCGGACGGTGATGTTTACGTCTCTCAGTGTAGGCGCCGGAGCGTCCGGCAGGCAACCGACGGCGGCCGCAAGGCCTTGATACACCTGATAAAATCGCACCTCTTTGGCCGCCATCGGCCACCGCGGCCTACCGTCGAAGCTCCGCCGGCCCCGCCTTTCCAGAGTTCCCCGCCATGAGTGCCCCTGAATCCCGCGCGGCCGCACCGCGCCCCTACACCCGGGCTGCCGAGCTGCCCCGGCTGCTGCAAGAACGCATCCTGATCCTGGATGGCGCCATGGGCACCATGATCCAGCGCTACAAGCTGAGCGAGGCCGACTACCGCGGCACGCGCTTCGCCGAGCACAAGGTGGACGTGAAGGGCAACAACGAACTGCTGCTGCTGACGCGCCCGCAGGTCATCAGCGAGATCCACGAGCAATACCTCGCCGCCGGCGCCGACCTGATCGAGACCAATACCTTCGGCGCCACCCGCGTGGCGCAGGAAGACTACAAGATGGCCGCGCTGGCGTACGAGATGAACGTCGAGGCCGCGCGCCTGGCGCGCGCCGCCTGCGACAAGTACAGCACGCCCGACAAGCCGCGCTTCGTCGCCGGCGCCTTCGGCCCCACGCCCAAGACCGCCAGCATCTCGCCCGACGTGAACGATCCCGGCGCGCGCAACGTCACCTTCGAGGAACTGCGCGAGTCGTACTACGAACAAGGCAAGGGCCTGCTCGAAGGCGGCGCCGACGTGTTCCTGGTCGAGACCATCTTCGATACGCTCAACGCCAAGGCCGCGCTGTTCGCCATCGACCAGCTGTTCGAGGACACCGGCGAGCGCGTGCCGGTGATGATCTCAGGCACCGTCACCGATGCCTCGGGCCGGATCCTGTCGGGGCAGACCGTCGAGGCGTTCTGGAACAGCCTGCGCCATGCGCGCCCGGTCACCTTCGGCCTGAACTGCGCGCTCGGCGCGACGCTGATGCGGCCGTATATCGCCGAGCTGGCCAAGATCTGCGACGCCGCGGTGTCGTGCTACCCCAACGCGGGCCTGCCCAACCCGATGAGCGACACGGGCTTCGACGAAACCCCCGAGGTCACCTCGGCGCTGGTCGAAGAGTTCGCCGCGTCCGGGCTGGTGAACCTGGTGGGCGGCTGCTGCGGCACCACGCCCGAGCATATCGCCGCCATCGCCCAGCGCGTGGCCGACAAGAAACCCCGCAGCTGGCCCGGCCAGTACCGCGACGCCGCCTGAGCCCGAGAGCACGACAACATGAGCGACAACCAACTGCCCCCGCGCCCGATGCGCCTGTCCGGCCTCGAGCCCTTCACCATCGACGACGACACGCTGTTCGTCAACGTCGGCGAGCGCACCAACGTGACCGGCTCCAAGGCCTTCGCGCGCATGATCCTGAACGGCCAGTTCGACGAGGCGCTGGCGGTGGCGCGCCAGCAGGTCGAGAACGGCGCGCAGATCATCGACATCAACATGGACGAGGCCATGCTGGATTCGAAGGCCGCGATGGTGCGCTTCCTGAACCTGATCGCGTCCGAGCCGGATATCGCGCGCGTGCCGATCATGCTGGATTCGTCCAAGTGGGAGGTGATCGAGGCCGGCCTGCAGTGCGTGCAGGGCAAGCCGGTGGTCAACTCGATCTCGCTGAAGGAAGGGGAGGAACAGTTCCGCCACCATGCCGAGCTGATCCGCCGCTACGGCGCCGCCACCGTGGTGATGGCCTTCGACGAGCAGGGGCAGGCCGACACCTTCGCGCGCAAGACCGAGATCTGCCAGCGCAGCTACGACATCCTGGTCAATGAAGTGGGCTTCCCGCCGGAAGACATCATCTTCGACCCGAACATCTTCGCGGTCGCGACCGGCATCGAGGAACACAACAACTACGCCGTGGACTTCATCGAGGCCACGCGCTGGATCAAGCAGAACCTGCCGTATGCCAAGGTCAGCGGCGGCGTATCGAACGTGTCGTTCTCGTTCCGCGGCAACGACGTGGTGCGCGAGGCGATCCACACCGTGTTCCTGTACCACGCGATCGGCGCCGGCATGGACATGGGCATCGTCAACGCCGGCCAGCTCGGCGTGTATGACCAGCTCGATCCCGAGCTGCGCGAGCGTGTCGAAGACGTGGTGCTGAACCGCCGCGAGGATTCGACCGACCGCCTGCTGGAAATCGCCGACCGCTACAAGGGCGGCGGCGCGAAGAAGGAAGAAAACCTGGCCTGGCGCGGCACGCCCGAGCAGCCGGTGCCGGTGGCCGAGCGCCTGGCGCATGCGCTGGTGCATGGCATCACCACCTTCATCGTCGAGGACACCGAGGAAGTGCGCCAGCAGGTGGCCGCGCGCGGCGGCCGCCCGATCGAGGTGATCGAGGGCCCGCTGATGGACGGCATGAACATCGTCGGCGACCTGTTTGGTGCCGGCAAGATGTTCCTGCCGCAGGTGGTCAAGAGCGCGCGCGTGATGAAGCAGGCGGTGGCGCACCTGCTGCCCTTCATCGAGGAAGAGAAGCGCCTGCTGGCCGAGGCCGGCGGCGACGTCAAGGCGCGCGGCAAGATCGTGATCGCCACGGTCAAGGGCGACGTGCACGACATTGGCAAGAACATCGTCTCGGTGGTGCTCCAGTGCAATAACTTCGAAGTGGTCAACATGGGGGTGATGGTCCCGTGCAACGAGATTTTGGCCCGTGCCAAGGTCGAGGGCGCGGATATCGTCGGGCTGTCGGGACTGATCACGCCGTCGCTGGAAGAAATGGCCTACGTCGCGTCGGAAATGCAGCGTGACGACTACTTCCGCGTGAAGAAGATCCCGCTGCTGATCGGCGGCGCCACCACCTCGCGCGTCCATACCGCGGTCAAGATCGCGCCCAACTACGAGGGGCCGGTGGTGTACGTGCCGGACGCGTCGCGCTCGGTCAGCGTGGCGTCGAGCCTGCTGTCGGACGAGGGCGCGGCGAAGTACCTGGACGAACTGAAATCCGACTACGAGCGCATCCGCACCCAGCACGCCAACAAGAAGGCGACGCCGATGGTGACGCTGGCGCAGGCGCGCGCCAACAAGACGCCGATCGACTGGAGCGCCTACGTGCCGCCGAAGCCCAAGTTCATCGGCCGCCGCGTGTTCCGCAACTACGACCTGGCGGAGCTGGCCAACTATATCGACTGGGGCCCGTTCTTCCAGACCTGGGACCTCGCCGGCAAATTCCCCGACATCCTCAACGACGAGATCGTGGGGGAGTCGGCACGCAAGGTGTTCTCCGACGGCAAGGCCATGCTGTCGCGCCTGATCCAGGGCCGCTGGCTCAGCGCCAACGGCGTGATCGCGCTGCTGCCGGCCAACACCGTCAACGACGACGATATCGAGATCTATACCGACGAAAGCCGGACCAAGGTCGCGCTGACCTGGCACAACCTGCGCCAGCAGAGCGAGCGCCCGGTGGTCGACGGCGTGCGCCGGCCCAACCGCTGCCTCGCGGACTTTGTCGCGCCCAAGGACAGCGGCATTGCCGACTACGTGGGCATGTTCGCCGTCACCGCGGGCCTGGGCGTCGACAAGAAGGAGGCGCAGTTCGAGGCCGACCACGACGACTACAGCGCGATCATGCTCAAGGCATTGGCCGATCGCCTGGCCGAGGGTTTCGCCGAATGCCTGCACGAGCGCGTGCGCAAGGACCTGTGGGGCTATGACGCCGCCGAGGCGCTGAGCAACGACGAGCTGATCGCCGAGAAATACCGCGGCATCCGTCCCGCGCCCGGCTATCCGGCCTGTCCCGAGCACACCGTCAAGGGTCCGATGTTCGAATACCTCGACGCGGCCGAGATCGGCATGGGCATTACCGAGTCGCTGGCGATGACGCCGGCGGCCTCGGTCAGCGGCTTCTACCTGGCGCATCCCGCGTCGACCTACTTCACCATCGGCAAGATCGGCCAGGACCAGCTCGACGACATGGCGGCACGCCGCCACGAAGACCGCGCCACGCTGGCGCGCGCGCTCGCACCCAACCTGTAACCGGGTGCGACGCCCGCGCGGCAGCGGCGGCGGCGGTGCGCCGCCGCCAGCCCGTTGATGCGGCAGGAAAAGCGCAGCGCGCGGCCACCCCGGCGCCGCCGGGGTGGCGCGCGGTCCGCTTCACAACTCCTTACAGTGCCTTTCAACTGCTCACAGACCGGCGCAGTCCGGCTCCCTAGACTGAGGGCTCGATACACGCAATCACCAGCGTGATCACCGCGGCGAATGTTTCGCCGTGGGGCATCCTGAAAGGAGTCTGTCCATGAAGAAACTGCTGCTCTCCCTGTCCGCACTGTCGATCGCCGCGGCTTCCTCGCTGGCCATGGCCCAGGGCACCGGCGGCGCCGTCGGCGCCAAGGCCGATGTCGGTGCCTCGGTGACCACGCCCGCGCCCGCT
It encodes the following:
- a CDS encoding IclR family transcriptional regulator yields the protein MSEIEEEDAKLRSGIQSIEVGFKLLQALAASPRAMMLRDLAAAAGMNPAKAHRYLVSFMRLGAVAQDPVSGRYDLGPFALQLGLAGLNRLDPVKKARPILSQLRDELDLTAGIAVWGNHGPTVVHWEESSHPVTVSLRLGDVMPMLNSATGRLYGAYLPRKQTLPLIERELGARGHDGVPDMPRTLAEYDAICAEVRAHGAARTLGGVLPGINAFSMPVFDANGHLAMGLIVLGAQSIFDAEWGGTMDRRVRAIAQQLSSELGYLGAAAPAGQTGPA
- a CDS encoding DUF3108 domain-containing protein; the encoded protein is MIALVLLVHLLAVVGLVRMPGPLIPVDVSNTPTLEAVLLPPPAPPAPPKPRQIARAPRPQPKPAPPPPEPEVPAPAPAAEPAPPLATSPQGAAEMAAGSGGEGSAAGPAAAAAPAPSGGPQGGVNGVRYSAPASATMHYASFVNGVQNPDGLIRWEQDGSRYRLAVETRVLWFRFAFQSSGALSEQGLLPERYEERRRNKVEASRIDTAAGTVTFASGAQAPFPPGAQDRFSVFLQLVGLVRGNPQRYVTPGVTESFQVADTRDVEPMQVQYVGEVDIDTGQGVVRAKHFVRLPRRANDRRRVEVWLAQALGWMPVRLRQTEPDGTQIDLVYRGREGP
- a CDS encoding alpha/beta fold hydrolase, whose product is MTVATPPTETRRIHADGADLHVRLDGADGPWVILTHALAADHTLWDITAAHLAGRYRVVRPDLRGHGASDAPLGPYTMTRLADDVVAVMDALEIPQAHFCGISVGGMIGQSMGLRHPERLLSLTLVATNSQTPMEAHPMWHNRIGQAEAHGMAGLADATLGRWLTPAFHAAHPDQVLRIRDMFVATQVRGYVGVAEAIMAFDLAGALSRIHCPTLVVAGEQDQGATVAMAQSIAAAIPGSRLEVVPQAAHLVHVEQPERFHAALDAFLGSAACGGQCDVP
- a CDS encoding DUF3567 domain-containing protein, with product MQMIYNSDNYCIVEFGADVEQAPLEFGGYEIVDKNLKREIFLGGQLAESFRADVKRLIESEPSVEEVDDFLGKFDNVMTHPLVMH
- a CDS encoding rhodanese-like domain-containing protein encodes the protein MQHLSPTDAHALLAQSPETLFIDCRSEMEYLFVGHPKGAHNVPWNDGPDWEVNPHFVQMVKKLAGQASARPVLLICRSGNRSSAAARALEGAGFSNVRFVLHGFEGDLDAERHRNTLNGWRHDGLPWEQY
- a CDS encoding homocysteine S-methyltransferase family protein produces the protein MSAPESRAAAPRPYTRAAELPRLLQERILILDGAMGTMIQRYKLSEADYRGTRFAEHKVDVKGNNELLLLTRPQVISEIHEQYLAAGADLIETNTFGATRVAQEDYKMAALAYEMNVEAARLARAACDKYSTPDKPRFVAGAFGPTPKTASISPDVNDPGARNVTFEELRESYYEQGKGLLEGGADVFLVETIFDTLNAKAALFAIDQLFEDTGERVPVMISGTVTDASGRILSGQTVEAFWNSLRHARPVTFGLNCALGATLMRPYIAELAKICDAAVSCYPNAGLPNPMSDTGFDETPEVTSALVEEFAASGLVNLVGGCCGTTPEHIAAIAQRVADKKPRSWPGQYRDAA
- the metH gene encoding methionine synthase, with translation MSDNQLPPRPMRLSGLEPFTIDDDTLFVNVGERTNVTGSKAFARMILNGQFDEALAVARQQVENGAQIIDINMDEAMLDSKAAMVRFLNLIASEPDIARVPIMLDSSKWEVIEAGLQCVQGKPVVNSISLKEGEEQFRHHAELIRRYGAATVVMAFDEQGQADTFARKTEICQRSYDILVNEVGFPPEDIIFDPNIFAVATGIEEHNNYAVDFIEATRWIKQNLPYAKVSGGVSNVSFSFRGNDVVREAIHTVFLYHAIGAGMDMGIVNAGQLGVYDQLDPELRERVEDVVLNRREDSTDRLLEIADRYKGGGAKKEENLAWRGTPEQPVPVAERLAHALVHGITTFIVEDTEEVRQQVAARGGRPIEVIEGPLMDGMNIVGDLFGAGKMFLPQVVKSARVMKQAVAHLLPFIEEEKRLLAEAGGDVKARGKIVIATVKGDVHDIGKNIVSVVLQCNNFEVVNMGVMVPCNEILARAKVEGADIVGLSGLITPSLEEMAYVASEMQRDDYFRVKKIPLLIGGATTSRVHTAVKIAPNYEGPVVYVPDASRSVSVASSLLSDEGAAKYLDELKSDYERIRTQHANKKATPMVTLAQARANKTPIDWSAYVPPKPKFIGRRVFRNYDLAELANYIDWGPFFQTWDLAGKFPDILNDEIVGESARKVFSDGKAMLSRLIQGRWLSANGVIALLPANTVNDDDIEIYTDESRTKVALTWHNLRQQSERPVVDGVRRPNRCLADFVAPKDSGIADYVGMFAVTAGLGVDKKEAQFEADHDDYSAIMLKALADRLAEGFAECLHERVRKDLWGYDAAEALSNDELIAEKYRGIRPAPGYPACPEHTVKGPMFEYLDAAEIGMGITESLAMTPAASVSGFYLAHPASTYFTIGKIGQDQLDDMAARRHEDRATLARALAPNL